A single genomic interval of Blastopirellula marina harbors:
- a CDS encoding GNAT family N-acetyltransferase — translation MSEITMRDAQPSDLASLARLLLLVHQLHVDAHPEVYRPISHDEAGQLLQQRLREPDTIVRVAEADTNLPLGYYCAVIRSLPESMILHSRKLWYVNEVVVDPAFRGQGIGCKLLVDLKQLAEREAVDSLELDVGVFNAEARQFFQGQGFKPVRIRMQAQVARSR, via the coding sequence ATGTCCGAGATAACGATGCGTGATGCCCAGCCGTCCGATCTGGCTTCGCTGGCCCGTCTGCTGTTGCTGGTTCATCAGCTGCATGTCGATGCCCATCCGGAAGTTTACCGGCCCATTTCGCATGACGAAGCCGGCCAGCTGTTGCAGCAGCGACTGCGCGAGCCAGACACAATCGTCCGCGTCGCTGAAGCGGATACGAATCTGCCGCTCGGGTACTACTGTGCTGTAATACGGAGCCTGCCCGAGTCGATGATACTTCATTCGAGAAAGCTCTGGTACGTCAACGAAGTGGTTGTCGATCCCGCTTTTCGTGGCCAGGGCATCGGCTGCAAGTTGCTGGTCGATCTAAAACAGCTCGCCGAGCGTGAAGCAGTCGATTCGCTGGAACTGGACGTCGGCGTTTTCAACGCGGAAGCGAGGCAGTTCTTTCAGGGACAAGGCTTCAAGCCCGTTCGCATTCGGATGCAAGCCCAAGTTGCGCGTTCACGGTAG
- a CDS encoding GNAT family N-acetyltransferase, with product MLQFSKGEKEFILRYLTSSDVDKYLIFFNDLSEESIRCRFGYLISRLSESDAEERICGNTDVDKAIAIFDERQNRILAIGRVYLDPKTNSAEIAFVVSESMRRMGLGRFLLLQLIQIAEEEKCLSISAFIATSNAPVIELLKSVGFMIASPNPDNELELILELIRDQA from the coding sequence ATGCTGCAGTTCTCAAAGGGAGAAAAGGAATTCATTCTGCGTTATCTGACTTCCTCAGACGTCGATAAGTATTTAATCTTTTTTAATGATCTGAGCGAAGAATCGATTCGCTGTCGTTTTGGCTATCTCATATCCCGATTATCCGAGTCCGACGCTGAAGAACGGATTTGCGGAAACACCGATGTCGATAAGGCCATCGCCATCTTCGACGAGCGGCAAAATAGAATTCTTGCCATTGGCCGAGTCTACCTGGATCCGAAGACGAACTCAGCGGAAATTGCATTCGTCGTTTCCGAGTCAATGCGCCGGATGGGGCTTGGGCGATTCCTTCTCCTCCAATTAATACAAATCGCTGAGGAAGAAAAGTGTTTATCCATTTCGGCGTTTATTGCCACCAGCAATGCACCCGTGATAGAGCTGTTGAAATCGGTTGGATTCATGATTGCCTCGCCCAATCCTGATAACGAATTGGAACTGATACTCGAACTTATCAGGGATCAAGCCTAA
- a CDS encoding ATP-dependent Clp protease ATP-binding subunit — MYERFTDRARKVMQLANQEAQRFNHEYIGTEHILLGLIKEGSGVAANVLKTLEVDLRKIRLEVEKLVQSGPDMVTMGKLPQTPRAKKVIEYSMEEARNLNHNYVGTEHILLGLLREQEGVAAQVLMNLGLKLEDVREEVLNLLGHGMEGDSSREGRGEPGGVSDPGGSPGKGSKSKTPALDSFGRDLTELAKQGKLDPVIGRQREIERAIQVLCRRTKNNPVLLGEAGVGKTAIVEGFAQRVIDGDVPELLAEKRIVVLDLAMMVAGTKYRGQFEERIKAVMNEVRRAKNTILFIDELHTLVGAGGAEGAIDAANVLKPALARGEIQCIGATTLDEYRKYIEKDSALARRFQEIQVDPASKDETVEILKGLRDRYEEHHNVQITDDAIVAAAEYSDRYITGRCLPDKAIDVIDEAGARVRLRVMTRPPDLKEIDEEVETLNRKKEQAVADQDFEKAASLRDQADKLKKKKEDIVKEWQAKSRQKDGVVDEEVIAEVVSKMTGIPLTRMSTEDSMRLMQMEDVLHKKVISQDDAIKAISKAVRRSRSGLKDPKRPTGTFVFAGPTGVGKTLLAKALAEFMFGDADALIQIDMSEYMEKHNVSRLIGAPPGYVGYEEGGQLTEKIRRRPYAVVLLDEIEKAHPDVFNMLLQVMEEGRLTDSFGRNVDFRNVILIMTTNAGAGAIKNESAFGFQAPDEGAEYESMKVRVEEEIGKVFRPEFINRLDQVIIFHHLTKEDLKQVIDLELAKVRERLEERGYNLVLTDAAKDLIIRRSNQSDKGQDFGARPLRRAIENSIEDPLSEELLKGEFQGMDTITVDAIFNDEGKAVRLDFKGSLQEPADTEEAVGAGSGGEGGESGGDEA, encoded by the coding sequence CGCTGCCAACGTATTGAAAACGTTGGAAGTCGACCTGCGAAAGATTCGACTGGAAGTGGAGAAGCTCGTCCAATCGGGTCCCGACATGGTGACCATGGGCAAGCTGCCACAAACTCCGCGGGCCAAGAAGGTCATCGAATACTCGATGGAAGAGGCCCGGAATCTAAACCATAACTACGTCGGTACCGAGCACATCCTGCTGGGTCTCTTGCGCGAGCAAGAAGGCGTTGCCGCTCAAGTGTTGATGAACTTGGGTTTGAAGCTGGAAGATGTCCGCGAAGAAGTGCTGAACCTGTTGGGTCACGGCATGGAAGGGGACAGCAGCCGCGAAGGGCGTGGCGAACCGGGCGGTGTTTCCGACCCAGGTGGCAGCCCCGGCAAAGGCAGCAAGAGCAAGACCCCTGCCCTGGACAGCTTCGGTCGCGACCTGACCGAGTTGGCCAAGCAAGGCAAGCTCGACCCAGTGATCGGCCGCCAACGCGAGATCGAACGAGCGATTCAAGTCCTCTGCCGTCGTACCAAGAACAACCCGGTTCTGCTGGGTGAAGCGGGTGTCGGTAAGACCGCCATCGTCGAAGGTTTCGCGCAACGCGTGATCGACGGCGACGTGCCGGAACTGTTGGCCGAAAAGCGAATCGTGGTGCTCGACTTGGCGATGATGGTCGCCGGTACCAAGTACCGCGGTCAGTTTGAAGAACGAATCAAAGCCGTGATGAACGAAGTTCGTCGGGCAAAGAACACGATTCTGTTCATCGACGAATTGCACACCCTGGTCGGTGCCGGTGGTGCGGAAGGTGCCATCGACGCGGCGAACGTCCTGAAGCCAGCTTTGGCTCGTGGCGAAATCCAGTGCATCGGTGCGACCACCCTCGACGAGTACCGCAAGTACATCGAGAAAGACAGCGCCCTGGCTCGTCGTTTCCAGGAAATCCAAGTCGACCCAGCCTCGAAGGACGAAACCGTCGAGATCCTCAAGGGTCTGCGAGATCGGTACGAAGAGCACCATAACGTGCAAATCACCGACGACGCCATCGTCGCCGCGGCCGAATACTCGGATCGTTACATCACCGGACGCTGCCTGCCAGACAAGGCGATCGACGTGATCGACGAAGCAGGTGCTCGCGTGCGGCTTCGCGTGATGACCCGTCCGCCAGATCTGAAAGAGATCGACGAAGAAGTCGAAACCTTGAATCGTAAGAAGGAACAAGCGGTCGCCGACCAAGACTTTGAAAAGGCGGCTTCCTTGCGCGATCAGGCCGACAAGCTGAAGAAAAAGAAGGAAGACATCGTCAAGGAATGGCAGGCCAAGAGCCGCCAGAAAGATGGCGTGGTCGACGAAGAAGTGATTGCCGAAGTGGTCAGTAAGATGACCGGCATTCCGCTGACACGTATGAGCACCGAAGACAGCATGCGTCTGATGCAGATGGAAGATGTTCTGCATAAGAAGGTCATCAGCCAGGACGACGCCATCAAGGCGATCTCGAAGGCTGTTCGCCGTAGCCGCAGCGGTTTGAAAGATCCCAAGCGTCCGACCGGTACGTTTGTCTTCGCCGGTCCAACCGGTGTGGGTAAAACGTTGCTGGCCAAGGCCTTGGCGGAATTCATGTTCGGTGACGCCGACGCCCTGATTCAAATCGACATGTCCGAGTACATGGAGAAGCACAACGTCAGCCGTCTGATTGGTGCCCCTCCGGGATACGTTGGTTACGAAGAAGGTGGTCAGCTGACCGAGAAGATTCGTCGGCGTCCTTACGCGGTCGTCCTGTTGGACGAAATCGAAAAGGCCCACCCCGACGTCTTCAACATGCTTTTGCAAGTGATGGAAGAAGGCCGCCTGACTGATAGCTTCGGTCGCAACGTCGACTTCCGGAACGTGATCTTGATCATGACCACCAATGCTGGTGCCGGTGCGATCAAGAACGAATCGGCCTTCGGCTTCCAAGCCCCCGATGAAGGTGCCGAGTACGAAAGCATGAAGGTCCGCGTCGAAGAAGAAATCGGCAAGGTCTTCCGTCCCGAGTTCATCAACCGTTTGGACCAGGTCATCATCTTCCATCACCTGACGAAGGAAGACTTGAAGCAGGTCATCGACCTGGAACTGGCCAAGGTTCGTGAACGCCTGGAAGAACGGGGTTACAACCTGGTTCTGACCGATGCTGCCAAGGACTTGATCATCCGCCGCAGCAACCAGTCGGACAAGGGCCAAGATTTCGGTGCTCGTCCGCTACGTCGTGCGATTGAAAACTCGATCGAAGATCCGCTGTCCGAAGAACTGCTCAAGGGCGAGTTCCAAGGCATGGACACCATCACGGTTGATGCAATCTTCAACGACGAAGGCAAGGCCGTCCGCTTGGACTTCAAAGGTTCGCTGCAAGAGCCAGCCGACACCGAAGAAGCCGTCGGCGCCGGTTCCGGTGGCGAAGGTGGCGAATCAGGCGGCGATGAAGCGTAA
- a CDS encoding suppressor of fused domain protein — protein MNLLAIIKSFFTSSGSPSDPQQEADDRYWQEVYDARAKFYEQHFGPLPDDILKLGHLFGVWPGGGLYVIPATKLGEGTYVYTTFGLTNPDMPATTTLIECDEACDEQGRPTQTTTSLGPKEPAETPEGAAGYGYELLIVARENAEWPLWVLQWAVGAELLNDAGILGRVEEFDGLTVEGIQVGCGDEANLLIAKAKPPLPEGMQLPGGKMELLVATVITNEEMQWAMENGRAALLDRLAETGSGQVSVRERS, from the coding sequence ATGAACTTACTTGCGATAATCAAATCGTTCTTCACCTCTTCCGGCAGCCCCAGCGATCCGCAGCAAGAGGCGGACGACCGGTATTGGCAGGAAGTGTACGACGCGCGGGCCAAGTTTTACGAGCAGCACTTCGGTCCGCTGCCGGATGATATCTTGAAGCTGGGGCACCTGTTCGGCGTGTGGCCTGGGGGCGGACTGTACGTGATTCCGGCGACCAAGCTGGGGGAAGGAACGTACGTCTACACGACCTTCGGCCTGACCAATCCTGACATGCCCGCCACGACCACGCTGATCGAGTGCGATGAAGCCTGTGACGAGCAGGGGAGGCCAACCCAAACCACGACCAGCCTCGGTCCGAAAGAGCCAGCCGAAACGCCCGAAGGAGCCGCCGGGTATGGTTACGAACTACTGATCGTAGCACGCGAAAACGCCGAGTGGCCGCTGTGGGTGTTGCAGTGGGCGGTCGGCGCGGAACTGTTAAACGACGCCGGCATCCTCGGCCGCGTGGAAGAGTTCGACGGGCTGACGGTCGAAGGAATCCAAGTCGGCTGTGGCGACGAAGCCAATCTACTGATCGCCAAAGCCAAGCCGCCCCTGCCGGAAGGAATGCAACTTCCTGGCGGCAAAATGGAACTGCTGGTCGCCACCGTGATCACCAACGAAGAGATGCAATGGGCCATGGAGAACGGCCGAGCCGCACTGCTGGACCGCCTGGCAGAAACTGGCAGTGGGCAGGTTAGCGTGCGCGAGCGAAGCTAA
- a CDS encoding PQQ-binding-like beta-propeller repeat protein — protein MHRNFATFLAVVPLLLIAATSQADDWTRFRGPSQAGVAQVEHVPTEWDDEKNIVWKTDMPGPGASSPIVFGDRIYLTCYTGYGLSEEKPGDKKDLKRNLVCIDRKSGEIIWNEALPANVEHESDFAGFVALHGFASSTPIVDETGVYVYYGTTGAAAYDLDGKHRWTVNLGDKIHAFGTANSPVLFKDLVILNAGVEGNAIVALNKKTGKEAWRYEGVNRSWNTPILIEAAGHPELIYSEQGFVRALDPATGKELWHCTGIDDYICPSVIPVGDLVVAIGARKNSAIAIKPGGSGDVTETNVVWELDKGSNVSSPTYHEGYLYWASESKGVAYCADAKTGELIYQERMEPRPGLIYASPVVANGNLYYVTREEGTYVLEAAPTYDLIAINKFEFDDSIANGSPAVVDDKIYLRTNKALYCIGK, from the coding sequence ATGCATCGTAACTTTGCCACCTTTCTTGCCGTTGTCCCATTGCTGCTGATCGCAGCCACGTCGCAAGCGGACGACTGGACTCGCTTCCGTGGCCCCAGCCAAGCCGGCGTCGCCCAGGTCGAACACGTGCCAACCGAGTGGGACGACGAAAAGAACATCGTCTGGAAGACCGACATGCCCGGTCCAGGCGCTTCGAGTCCGATTGTCTTCGGCGATCGAATTTATTTGACCTGCTATACCGGCTATGGTCTTAGTGAAGAAAAACCTGGCGACAAGAAAGACTTGAAGCGCAACTTGGTCTGCATCGATCGCAAGAGCGGCGAGATCATCTGGAATGAAGCGTTGCCAGCCAACGTCGAGCACGAAAGTGACTTCGCCGGCTTCGTGGCCCTGCACGGGTTTGCCTCGAGTACGCCGATCGTCGACGAGACAGGCGTTTACGTTTATTACGGAACCACCGGCGCCGCCGCGTACGACCTGGACGGTAAGCATCGCTGGACCGTGAACCTCGGCGACAAGATCCACGCGTTCGGCACGGCGAATTCGCCGGTGCTGTTCAAGGACCTGGTGATCTTAAACGCGGGCGTCGAAGGCAACGCGATCGTCGCCCTCAATAAGAAGACCGGTAAAGAGGCTTGGCGCTATGAAGGGGTGAATCGTTCGTGGAACACACCCATCTTGATTGAAGCCGCTGGCCATCCCGAGTTGATCTACAGCGAACAAGGCTTCGTCCGGGCCCTCGATCCAGCTACCGGTAAGGAACTGTGGCACTGCACAGGAATCGACGATTACATTTGCCCGAGCGTGATTCCAGTCGGCGACCTGGTCGTGGCGATCGGTGCTCGGAAGAACTCGGCCATCGCCATCAAGCCGGGCGGGAGCGGCGACGTGACCGAAACGAACGTCGTGTGGGAACTCGATAAGGGCTCGAATGTTTCTTCGCCGACCTACCACGAAGGCTACCTGTACTGGGCTAGTGAAAGCAAGGGCGTCGCTTACTGTGCCGATGCCAAGACGGGCGAGTTGATCTATCAAGAGCGTATGGAACCCCGCCCTGGCCTGATCTACGCCTCACCAGTGGTCGCCAACGGCAACTTGTATTACGTCACCCGCGAAGAAGGAACCTACGTCCTGGAAGCAGCCCCAACGTACGACCTGATCGCAATCAACAAGTTCGAGTTCGACGACTCCATCGCCAACGGCAGCCCGGCCGTGGTGGATGACAAGATCTACCTGCGAACGAACAAGGCATTGTACTGCATTGGCAAGTAG
- a CDS encoding DUF4236 domain-containing protein produces MGFSFRKSYTFGPLRVNLSKSGIGFSFGVKGLRAGMSANGRKYVSASVPGTGARYYKSTKSLSGLWNEWFGGEDEAEDEKPKKKPTKKLKKKESFW; encoded by the coding sequence ATGGGATTTTCATTTCGCAAATCGTATACGTTCGGCCCATTACGGGTGAACCTCAGCAAGTCGGGCATTGGATTCTCGTTTGGCGTGAAAGGGCTGCGAGCCGGCATGAGCGCTAACGGCCGCAAGTATGTCTCGGCCAGCGTGCCAGGCACCGGGGCACGCTATTACAAATCAACCAAGTCTCTCTCAGGCCTCTGGAACGAGTGGTTCGGCGGCGAGGACGAGGCGGAAGATGAAAAGCCGAAGAAGAAACCGACCAAAAAACTGAAGAAAAAAGAATCGTTCTGGTAA
- a CDS encoding carbohydrate porin, translated as MRRTFAKYLMLASLSGWMVTTAAAQQPGKFPESIFDDASQVQNVSYYDGIASDVSCGTSCGDFAPSCGDCCGMASSHNCLWNRSQLTGDWYGHRSGLAECGITVQGSLTQFYQGPSSGGNREVFRYGDKFDLYLNVDTGKMGLWEGGQLQIHAADWQFGQNAILDATGLSPVNTAMLLPKIGDPTYAMTSLQYTQAIGGGFLLTGGRINMLDLWQTFYPEYGRGVDGFMNMSMMLPMNVVPSLPLVTNGAGIIKAGDRGVEAALLVFESQNSPTTVGMDFPNGVTIVGAARKYTDFWGKPGSHTLVGVYATGEYTSYDTSGWIVVPGAGVAPARKQGTWVAGYLGQQQLWSDPCNSKRHTSVFGYVGFSDVDNSPFQWTTSISIEKFGPFACRPDDRAGIGYFRNALNSDFQDTVSILTPLQDLQGGEIYYNAAISPWFHLTTDVQVIQPGIIANDTAVVLGLRGKIDF; from the coding sequence ATGCGTAGGACGTTTGCCAAGTACTTGATGCTCGCTTCCCTGTCAGGCTGGATGGTAACCACCGCCGCCGCGCAGCAGCCAGGCAAGTTTCCAGAATCGATCTTCGACGACGCTTCTCAGGTGCAAAACGTTTCGTACTACGACGGCATCGCCAGCGATGTCTCGTGCGGAACTTCCTGTGGCGACTTCGCTCCGTCGTGCGGCGATTGTTGTGGCATGGCCTCTTCGCATAATTGCCTGTGGAATCGAAGTCAGCTGACGGGCGATTGGTATGGGCATCGCAGTGGCTTGGCTGAATGCGGGATCACCGTCCAAGGTTCGCTCACGCAGTTCTATCAAGGCCCGTCCAGTGGCGGTAATCGCGAAGTCTTCCGCTACGGCGATAAGTTCGATCTGTACCTTAACGTCGATACGGGCAAGATGGGACTGTGGGAAGGTGGTCAGCTTCAGATTCACGCAGCGGATTGGCAGTTCGGTCAGAATGCCATTCTCGATGCGACAGGGCTTTCGCCGGTGAATACCGCGATGTTATTGCCAAAGATCGGTGATCCCACTTATGCAATGACCAGCCTGCAGTACACGCAAGCAATCGGCGGTGGGTTTCTACTGACTGGTGGTCGCATCAACATGCTCGACCTGTGGCAAACCTTTTATCCTGAGTACGGTCGCGGCGTCGATGGTTTCATGAATATGTCGATGATGCTGCCTATGAATGTGGTCCCCAGCTTGCCACTGGTCACCAACGGGGCAGGGATCATCAAAGCAGGCGACCGAGGCGTAGAAGCGGCGCTGCTTGTCTTTGAAAGCCAGAACAGCCCGACGACGGTTGGCATGGACTTTCCGAACGGCGTGACGATTGTCGGCGCTGCTCGTAAGTACACCGATTTCTGGGGCAAACCAGGCTCGCATACGCTTGTTGGTGTTTACGCAACCGGGGAATACACCTCGTACGATACCTCAGGCTGGATTGTCGTTCCTGGCGCTGGGGTCGCTCCGGCTCGTAAGCAAGGTACCTGGGTGGCTGGCTACCTGGGGCAGCAGCAGCTATGGTCCGATCCATGCAACAGCAAGCGACACACCAGCGTCTTCGGCTACGTCGGTTTCTCTGACGTCGACAACAGCCCATTCCAATGGACCACCAGCATCTCGATCGAAAAGTTCGGCCCGTTTGCCTGTCGCCCGGACGACCGAGCTGGTATCGGTTACTTCCGCAACGCACTGAATTCCGATTTCCAGGACACGGTCAGCATTCTGACCCCGCTGCAAGATTTGCAAGGTGGCGAAATCTATTACAACGCCGCCATCTCGCCCTGGTTCCACCTAACGACCGACGTTCAGGTGATTCAGCCAGGCATCATTGCGAACGACACGGCGGTCGTCTTGGGTCTGCGTGGCAAGATCGACTTCTAA
- a CDS encoding SMI1/KNR4 family protein produces the protein MIVDWRKEISIAFLVKQRVAELDTEGLWSFHFPEVAATELEIKVAEESLGERIAAGYRAFLSFANGWQGILHATDIFGTIDLTCGEKLRKANELLESLEDLRPLCGLSLNEVMPIGVSQDDIDVIAIGRQNSSKPGEVFWLAGQLIDSYPDFDEFFLAMVDYNRDQARSFEEGR, from the coding sequence ATGATCGTCGACTGGAGAAAGGAAATTAGTATTGCCTTCTTGGTAAAACAACGGGTTGCTGAGCTCGACACGGAAGGCTTATGGTCGTTTCATTTCCCAGAAGTAGCAGCGACCGAACTGGAAATAAAAGTTGCTGAAGAGTCACTTGGCGAACGAATTGCCGCGGGATATCGAGCTTTCCTTAGTTTCGCTAATGGATGGCAGGGGATACTTCATGCAACGGACATATTTGGCACAATCGACTTGACTTGTGGCGAAAAGCTCCGAAAAGCGAACGAATTGCTTGAATCGTTGGAAGATCTACGTCCGCTTTGTGGATTGTCTCTCAATGAGGTAATGCCAATCGGCGTATCCCAAGACGATATCGACGTGATTGCTATTGGCCGGCAGAACTCTAGCAAGCCGGGCGAAGTCTTTTGGTTAGCAGGGCAATTGATCGACAGCTACCCTGATTTCGATGAGTTCTTTTTGGCTATGGTCGATTACAATCGTGATCAGGCAAGATCATTTGAAGAAGGGCGATGA